The following coding sequences lie in one Chitinophagaceae bacterium genomic window:
- the rpsA gene encoding 30S ribosomal protein S1 yields the protein MQDNLKKDSIETEVFDWGKYSHKIFIEEYSDKVRKAMEEDIEKTIHNNMTEKGVIMGNIVSISNKEVLVNVGFKSDGSLPITEFRDIDNLKVGDSVEVYIEEQENEKGQLVLSHKKALIVKAWTDIKEALENQTVIEGLVKRRTKGGLIIDIFGIEAFLPGSQIDTKPIKDYNIYVNKKIEVKILKINLTKDNVIVSHKALMEKYLEESKAIVLNSLERGQIREGEIKNITDFGAFVDLGGVDGLLHITDISWGRVTNPRDFLHDGQKINVVILDFDENKKRISLGMKQLSDHPWESLPDSIIIGSVVTGKIVNVADYGVFMEIVPGVEGLIHVSEMSWSQHMRNPMDFIKIGDLVTAVVLTLDREGKKMSLGIKQLTEDPWKKADLVTKYAVGSVHTGTVKNLTTYGLFIELEEGIDGLAHISDLSWTKKIKHPSEFTNINDKIEVKVIEIYPETRRLGLSHKHLQQNPWEIAESSFIKGSTHKGTVIAKVERGYIVELAFRIEGFCTHKNLIKQDGSHGKVGEELDFIIMDFSKEDKKCSISHSFTHAPATEKTKEYLKEMSDINNADINNIFIEPIQNLSSLDMSKKSEQIKNNSDDNLQTEEKQKKTYKKNKTNSTEHLPVPPSENYKE from the coding sequence ATGCAAGATAATTTAAAAAAAGATAGTATAGAAACAGAAGTTTTTGATTGGGGTAAGTATTCTCATAAAATTTTTATAGAAGAGTATTCCGATAAAGTAAGGAAAGCCATGGAAGAAGATATAGAAAAAACAATACATAATAACATGACTGAAAAAGGTGTTATTATGGGAAATATTGTTTCTATATCAAACAAAGAAGTTTTAGTAAATGTAGGGTTTAAATCCGATGGTTCACTTCCTATAACAGAGTTTAGAGACATCGATAACCTAAAAGTAGGGGATAGTGTAGAAGTTTATATAGAAGAGCAAGAAAATGAAAAAGGGCAATTGGTTCTTTCACATAAAAAAGCTTTAATTGTAAAAGCATGGACAGATATAAAAGAAGCTTTAGAAAATCAGACAGTTATAGAAGGATTAGTAAAACGTAGAACTAAGGGGGGACTTATTATAGACATATTTGGAATAGAAGCATTCTTGCCAGGATCACAAATAGATACGAAACCCATTAAGGACTATAATATTTATGTAAATAAAAAAATAGAAGTAAAAATACTAAAAATTAATCTTACAAAAGATAATGTTATTGTTTCTCATAAAGCCCTTATGGAGAAATATCTGGAAGAGAGCAAAGCAATCGTACTCAACAGTTTGGAAAGAGGGCAAATTAGAGAGGGTGAAATTAAAAATATAACTGATTTTGGAGCATTTGTAGATTTAGGTGGAGTAGATGGGCTTTTGCACATTACAGATATTTCATGGGGTAGGGTAACAAACCCTCGAGATTTCTTGCACGATGGGCAGAAAATAAATGTGGTCATTTTAGATTTTGATGAAAATAAAAAACGAATCTCTTTAGGAATGAAACAATTATCAGATCACCCATGGGAATCTCTTCCGGATAGTATTATCATTGGTTCTGTGGTAACAGGAAAAATTGTAAATGTAGCAGATTATGGGGTTTTTATGGAAATAGTTCCAGGAGTGGAAGGCCTCATCCATGTTTCAGAAATGTCATGGTCTCAACACATGAGAAATCCTATGGATTTCATTAAAATAGGAGACCTGGTTACAGCAGTAGTTCTTACATTAGATAGGGAAGGAAAAAAAATGTCACTCGGAATAAAACAACTAACAGAAGATCCCTGGAAAAAAGCAGACCTCGTTACCAAATATGCTGTAGGATCAGTACATACAGGAACTGTAAAAAATTTAACTACATACGGATTGTTTATAGAGTTGGAAGAAGGAATAGATGGACTAGCACATATATCCGATCTCAGTTGGACAAAAAAAATAAAACATCCGTCAGAATTTACTAATATAAACGATAAAATAGAAGTAAAAGTCATAGAAATATACCCTGAAACTAGAAGACTCGGACTAAGTCATAAACATTTACAACAAAATCCTTGGGAAATAGCAGAATCTTCTTTTATAAAAGGATCCACCCATAAAGGAACTGTAATTGCAAAAGTAGAAAGGGGGTATATTGTAGAGTTAGCTTTTCGCATAGAAGGATTCTGTACCCATAAAAACTTAATCAAACAAGACGGATCCCATGGAAAAGTTGGAGAAGAACTTGATTTTATAATAATGGATTTTTCTAAAGAAGATAAAAAATGTTCCATTTCTCATTCATTTACTCATGCACCAGCAACAGAAAAGACAAAAGAATATCTAAAAGAGATGTCTGATATAAATAACGCGGATATCAATAACATATTTATAGAACCCATTCAGAACTTGTCTTCCTTGGATATGTCTAAAAAATCGGAACAAATAAAAAACAATTCAGACGACAATTTACAAACTGAAGAAAAACAAAAGAAAACATATAAAAAAAATAAAACTAATTCAACAGAGCATCTTCCTGTACCTCCATCTGAAAACTATAAAGAGTGA
- the lptC gene encoding LPS export ABC transporter periplasmic protein LptC has product MYSCFVCLFVACDITHNTPNTIPILYKGPSIEMKNVIILYSDSARVKIRMKAPLQQQYENGNKIFEKGIFLEFYDKNKDIISTFESQYAEYTHETNLYKGVGNVIIINKQTNNTLHTEELFWDPYTKQVYTSKYVTITSDGEIHSGEGLVASDDFINYKITKPQGTMKIED; this is encoded by the coding sequence TTGTATTCATGTTTTGTTTGTTTGTTTGTTGCTTGTGATATTACACACAATACTCCAAATACTATTCCTATTCTTTACAAAGGTCCTTCCATAGAAATGAAAAACGTCATTATTTTATACAGTGACTCTGCAAGAGTAAAAATACGAATGAAAGCTCCACTGCAGCAACAGTACGAAAATGGAAATAAGATTTTTGAAAAAGGTATTTTTCTGGAATTTTATGATAAAAATAAAGACATTATATCTACTTTTGAATCTCAATATGCAGAATATACCCACGAAACAAACCTGTATAAAGGAGTAGGGAATGTTATCATAATCAATAAACAAACAAACAATACATTACATACAGAAGAATTGTTCTGGGATCCTTATACAAAACAAGTATATACCTCAAAGTATGTTACTATAACATCTGATGGAGAAATCCATAGTGGAGAAGGGTTAGTTGCTTCTGATGATTTTATTAACTATAAAATAACAAAACCACAAGGAACAATGAAAATCGAGGACTAA
- the ilvA gene encoding threonine ammonia-lyase: protein MVYLETIEKAREVLKNVMNITPLQKNIHLSEKYQADIYLKREDLNTVRSYKIRGAYNKIYQLSDTEKKMGIVCASAGNHAQGVAYSCYHLNIYGKIYMPIPTTKQKIEQVKSFGKQFVEVILTGDTFDDANTEAVKEAKQKGYSFIPPFEDEKIIEGQGTVACEILEQIDNKLIDYVVIPIGGGGLVAGMGLYFDRKSPSTKIIGVEPLGAPSMQKSLEANMLITLQNIDKFVDGAAVKKVGAINFEICKKFLTHQDIVLIPEGKVCTTLLQLYNESGIIVEPAGALSVSALDFMKETIKGKTVVVIISGGNNDILRMPEIQQRSMLYEGLIHYFIIYFSQRAGALKEFLVNVLGPNDDIIRFEYTKKTNRENGPAIIGIQIKNKNDYQHLIEKMRNNHIVFEDLEDKMELFDALV, encoded by the coding sequence ATGGTTTATTTAGAAACAATAGAAAAAGCGAGAGAGGTGCTAAAAAATGTAATGAATATCACTCCTCTTCAAAAAAATATACATCTTTCAGAAAAATATCAAGCGGATATATATCTGAAAAGAGAGGATTTGAATACGGTGAGATCCTATAAAATAAGAGGTGCTTATAATAAGATATATCAGCTGAGTGATACAGAAAAAAAAATGGGTATTGTATGTGCCAGTGCGGGAAATCATGCACAGGGAGTGGCATATTCTTGTTATCATTTGAATATATATGGCAAAATCTATATGCCCATTCCCACTACCAAACAAAAAATAGAGCAGGTAAAAAGTTTTGGGAAGCAATTTGTAGAAGTTATTTTGACGGGAGATACCTTTGATGACGCCAATACAGAGGCAGTAAAAGAAGCAAAGCAGAAAGGATATTCTTTTATTCCACCCTTTGAAGATGAAAAAATTATTGAAGGACAAGGGACTGTTGCCTGTGAGATATTAGAGCAGATAGATAATAAACTAATAGATTATGTGGTTATTCCTATTGGTGGAGGTGGTTTGGTAGCAGGAATGGGCCTTTATTTTGATAGAAAAAGCCCATCTACCAAAATAATAGGAGTAGAACCACTTGGAGCACCATCTATGCAAAAGTCATTAGAAGCAAATATGCTCATTACTCTTCAAAATATAGATAAATTTGTAGACGGGGCAGCAGTAAAAAAAGTAGGAGCTATAAATTTTGAGATATGTAAAAAATTTTTAACACATCAAGATATAGTGCTTATCCCTGAAGGGAAGGTATGCACTACACTTTTGCAATTATATAATGAATCGGGAATAATTGTAGAACCTGCTGGTGCTTTATCTGTTTCAGCTCTTGATTTTATGAAAGAAACCATCAAAGGAAAAACAGTGGTCGTAATTATTAGTGGGGGGAATAATGATATTTTGAGAATGCCTGAAATTCAGCAAAGATCTATGCTTTACGAAGGTCTTATTCATTATTTTATTATTTATTTTTCTCAACGTGCAGGTGCATTAAAAGAATTTTTAGTCAATGTTCTAGGACCGAATGATGATATTATTCGTTTTGAATATACAAAAAAAACAAATAGAGAAAATGGACCTGCTATCATTGGGATACAGATAAAAAACAAAAATGATTATCAGCATTTAATAGAAAAAATGCGTAATAATCATATTGTTTTTGAGGATTTGGAAGATAAAATGGAACTTTTTGATGCTCTTGTTTAG